The following DNA comes from Caretta caretta isolate rCarCar2 chromosome 10, rCarCar1.hap1, whole genome shotgun sequence.
CAGACATGCACCTGTTTAGAACTATGCCATTTTTTTGGCTGGATAGTGAATACACACATTCTGGGATACTGCTACTTGTTAAGTATGTGTGGGATACACACGCCTACTTGCTGAACCCAGCACTAAAGATGATCAAGCTTCACCCACATCTCCATGTACACTCTCCCTGGCCATTAATGAAGCATGTGGTTAATATTTTTCTGTAGGGTCTACAACTGACCCAGCATCTCCTCCTGGACAGTGTTTGGAAGTCAGCAGAAGCCcagaaacccctttcctggggttgGGGGAAAGCTCTCAACTTTTTGAGTGATTAAATCAAATCAGTGGGGACCCTGCTACAGGAAAAagcttctcttccccatcctgcAGTCTTGTGAATTGTAAAGGGACTTCCCCCTACTTTAAAacaacttcccctctgcccaaaTTCACATACACAGAGCTGGAATGAGGTAGGAGGAGTCATTTAAGCCTTGTTTTGTCATTGGTTAAATTTAGCTGGGTAGGCTCCTCTAAACAGCCTGATTTCATTAGCTTTCTGCACATCTCACAAAGCCATGAATGAGTTAAACATTGCCGTGTTGCTATGGCACCCTCTCTCTTTAAAGGGGAAGAGAATAGCTAATTACACTGTTTGAGAAActaaagaggaagcaaaagaaaagagaaataatggaacagagaagcctggatttgtgctagaccTGGCAGATAAACCAAAAATCTGTGCTCATTAACATCCCTGATAGAGGAAGTACTTGCCCAGTGTTTGGGATATGTAACCAATGCTTCTTTCTGTTCCTCTTGGTCTCCTCCTGGAGCAAACTTCCCTCAGCCAGGAAGAGACACCTTCCTCAGTTGCTAGAGTTACCACCTCTCTTTCACACTCCCGAGTGCCAATAGCctacgacaggtttcagagtggtagccgtgttagtctgtatcagcaaaaacaacgaggaatctttgtggcaccttagagactaacacatttatttgggcataagctttcgtgggctaaaacccacttcatcagatgcatggagtggaagactcctcattgttttagccTACGAGACTCTCCTTAGGTGGAGCTGAAATAGGTGGCAGCAAATAGCAGGTACATTCCAGGCAGATAGGTCCTGCCTCTAGCCAAGGGCAGCATTGGCCTGACCTAGCATTTTAAATTTCTTGGGCAGCATTTGGTTGTTCCTCAGGCCTCCTAATCCCCTACTTACCCTCTCCCTTTGAACCCTGGCATAGCAGGTGCAGTTGGCATGAGAGAGGACTgaaaatactgcatgcagaaaTAGGTGGGAAAAATGTACCAGCGACTGTATGTGCATTTCACAGTGCTAGCTATGGATGGAGTTGGCACAGTCACAGCAATGATGCCGTAGATCAAAGCTGGCAAGATTCCTGCTTCAGTAGAACTGGGGTTTTCTGTTAGTAAATACCACCAATAAGCCAACTGCAGCAAAGGCAAAATGAAGCAACAAAACAAACCTACAGCAGCAATGACTTCAGACTCCTCCACTCAGCGCAGCTAGAGGAGCTGGCTGTTCTGCACCCCTCTCTCATAGCAGTACTGGGCTCTGGTGGGAACACCACGCTTTGTAAGCTAGATGGAGAGAAGAGGTTCTCCACTTCCAGCTTCCAAATCTCTGTGTTTGGATAAAAGGGAGACGAGAAAAATCTGCCATTCATTGCAAGAGGGTCCCTTCCTAATGACAAGAGTAGCAGCACCTGGATTTGTCAAGAGCCACATATAGCAGTGACAGGAGGAAAACAGCAGTTGAGAGAATaatccaaaataataataataatccaagtAGACATGGCCATCACAAAgactaaaacattttatttattaactttACAGACAATGCTTCCTACTCAGAAAGTAAATACAGGCTCGCTTCAACCACTAAGCTAAAGACCAGGGTTGTGTCCATTCTCTAAGTTTCTCCTAGGAAAGGCTTCCAAGGAACACGTCCTGCCAAGATCCATCAAAGACAAAATTCAAAACTAGTTCACAGGGCACCAAGCTGATACTGTACACGGTGTCTCCCTTCCACTCCCCTCTCAAAGTCTTCGTGCCTTCCGAGGACGGCAGCCGTTGTGTGGGATTGGGGTATTGTCTGTGATGGAGATGACCTCCAAACCCCCCATGGTCAACCCCTTGATGGCAGACTGAAAGAGCAAGAGAATGGACATTAGACTGCATGCTGCACTATTACACCATCAGCACAGACCGGCAGAAAAGTGAAAGGTATCTTTGAGGAGGCAATCTGGAACAGGGCGATCTCTTTGGAATAGTCTTAACTATCAGGAAGCCCTGTTTGGTCCCAGATGGTCCATTCCTCCTGGCTAGGGCAGGATTGTTTCTTACAATGTATTCTCCATTGTTTTGCTACTCTAGTTTGAAGTGACGTAAACAATTTGGCTTTCACTCAGGCCCTTATACAAAATTATTCTAGGATCTCACCaggaggacattttttttttctttttgtgattaatGCTTTGGGGTGACAAAACAGTAAATTCCCTCCAGCACCTCTGTCCTTCATATCAGTTTCAGAAAAGCAGGTTAACAGGCAACATAATTCTGTAGGCCTGAATAAAAAACCCTGCAGCCCTCAGAGAAAGGAACAAATAGGTGAGGGCTCATGCCAGTGAAGAGGAATCTTAGGCACTTACCATACGCCCAGGGCCCAGACCTTTCACCACCACTCGCACGTGGGACACACCCTTCCCGCAGGCTTTCTGTGAGGAAAAAAGAGCTTTTAGTGATGAAAGGCAGGCAGGTCAAAAGGTATCTCTCTGGATTAATCCCTTTCATCCACTCTCACAAGCTTCTTCAGATAGAAAGGAAAATGGAATCAAGAATGGTTCCTGGGAGATAAACATGGAGATCATTTGGATAaagccagggatttggggaaagatAGGAAATGCGTGGCCGGGGACAGATTTAACACAACATTATGTACAAAGAGGAAAGGGGAGCTGAGAAGGGAAGCTGTCTTGGGTCATGAGTTGAGGCAGCAGATGTTGTGTCCTTTTAAGGCTAGTAGGTGACCAAATTAGGGAGGGCCTAAAAGAACTTCAAATCAACAAACCTTACCGGTTTCTCCTAATGTGGCGCAGCACTACCACCTAGTGGAGATCTCTAACCCTCCCTGATGGTGCATGTTAAAAGTTGTCGGGGGACATGTTTACACTTTAAAATGCTACAGCCGCAGagtttcagggcttgtctacacttaaaatactgcaGCTGCACTGAAGCACTTCAGTTAAAACACTACCTACGCCGAccggagggcttctcccattggtgtaggtactccacctactcaggttaggttggtttaactgcattgttcggggtgtggatttttcacaccccttcaCAACAGAGTTATACTGacttaatttcctagtgtagactgatggggttctcccattggtgtagataatctacctccctgagaggcagaaactggattgacagaagaattcttctgtgaactagcactagggtgaccagatgtccagattttatagggacagtcctgatttttgggtctttctgatataggctcctattaccccccacctcctgtcccgatttttcacatttgctgtctgatcaccctaacTAGCACCATTTACATCGGGAGTTCCaatggcatagctacatctcttgggtgtagatttttcacacttgagAACTATGCCAATGTTTGTTCCCAGTACAGACCAGGCCCCAGGATTACAGGGATAGAGGCTAATTTCTGACACTGGCTGTTTGTGAGGGGTAACAGTACAGCACTGCACCTGTATTCTAAGAATCAGTCCCCGATGCATAAGATTAGTGCTGGAAATGGTTCTTATTCATCTAAACCAATAGCAACATGTTGTTCTTCCCACAATAGGAAAGAAAAACTCCAGAGGCTAAAGGGTTAACTAGAGTGAGTTCTATCCAGTTCAGAATGGGGATACTTTAGGTTTTCATTCTCACTGCCCCCCATTCTGCAGTGCTGGAGTCTGGGACACAAGCAGTCTCATCTTCCcccacacatcacacacaaaatttGGTTCTTTTAGAAATACTTACACTAGATCCACAGGACCAGATATTAAACTCTTGTGTGAAACTAATAACTGAAAGTGCAACTGTGTCATATTCTCAAAGTCTGACCATGCTCTTTTAGGAATGAAGGGTTACCAGAATGGCTCAGATCTTTGGTGTGATATTCTGCCTCCAACAGCAGCTTACAGCTGAGACTTCACCGGGCCAACTATGCGGTGCTGCTCATGGAATAATTCTAAACACAGCAATTCCTTCCTGCCCCTCACACCTGCTCGGTTTGTGCCTAGATTTCATTTCCCCTTATTTggcttttgaaaataaatggtCCATGTTTCAAGTGAGACCATCTGAGCAAAAGCTACACTCAAGGCAGGGCCACAACTCTGCACAAGGTAACAAGAATTtcttaccctgtataagcttatAACTGAAATGGAAGCTCTGTCTCTCACAACAGCAACTGCCATTTTACCAATGAGTGACACTGCTTATGACAGCATCGATATGTGGAAGGAAAGTCACAGCTGAGTAACCTGTTTCCATCTGGGCTTAATAGTCAAATGAAATGTGCTGCTTAACATTTAGACCAATGGTTTAAACTACAACACTGTCCAAACTGGAGCCAAAAAAGGATAGGAAGTAACTTACATTTCTCCATTACAGGCCACTAAAGCCACCACATTTTCATTTAAAGCTCCCATTTCACATACAGTTTATCCAGGCTGAGATGCTCATCATGGCCCCCCACTCAAAGGAAACAAGGGCAGCAATGTGTAAATGGGGTGTACTGCTCAGACACACAGGAACTGGCGGACTCTACTTCTCTCCTCCAACAGAAGACAGAAATGGGAGAAGGAAGCAGAACTTCAGAGCCCATCCACAAATGCATTCTGTTGGCAATCACTCCACTACTAGCACACCTCCTCCGAACTCAGCAAGATTAACCTCAACAAGCAGAGTGACCAGGCCAGACTCACCGCTGCTGCAGCAATGCCTGCAGTCTGTGCTGCAATGGCAGTGGCCTTCTTGGCATTTCTGAATCCTTCTGTGCCACAGGACGTATGGGCAAATGGCAAGTTCTCAGGACTGATGACCTGGATGTGGGTGCTGGGGATGAGAAAAAGGGGGGTAGGAAGCCATAAGAAAGTAATTCTCCAATCTTTTCTTGCTCTGATTATCCTCAAGGCCACCCAGAAGGCCCCACCCAATACCTCTACACTACTGCACTCTaggccagtgattctcaaccagggatacgcagaggtcttccagggggtacatcaactcatctagatatttgcctagttttacaacagactataTAAAggctagcgaagtcagtacaaactacaattttAAACAGACAATGACTCGTTTATACTGGTCTATagactatacattgaaatgtaagtacaatatttatattctcattgatttattttataattatatggtaaaaatgagaaagttagcaatttttcagtaataatgtactgggacgcttttgtatttttatgcctgagTGTgtgagcaagtagtttttaagcaaGGAGAATCTTgcaggtacacaagacaaatcaaactcctgaaaagggtacagtagtttggaaaggttgaaagccactgctctAGGCAACAATAGAAGGCTCTGCAGCAGCCCTGGTTTGTCTTAAGGGTGATGCTAGAGTGGCAGAATGAGAGAGTACTGTCTTTTGGGGTAATATACACCTGCCAGAAATTGCTCAAATTTCCAGACCCACTTTCCCACTGCGTATGATTCACCACCtctgcttattttaaaatgtacagaacaCCTTTGTTAAGCTTCAGAGACCTTCACAGAATTATAAATTATGTCTCATTGGGggacaccactgaaatgcaaccacctctggtgAACACCACGGCAGCTGTTCAACAGCTGAACAGCAATATTGCAACAATGTAGGACAGGAAATTATCAGATTCCTGTATCCTGTTAAAACTGCCTGTGGAATATAGGGGGGACAAGATGTAATTACCCATACCTGAATTTGGTCAAAACATGCAATCAACAGCTTTACTCTTGTGAAAGGCACTATGTGTTAATGGCCTTGGTCTTACATTTCCCATTACAGTTGGCACCTCCAGCACTGCACTGAACTATTGCTTCAGTACTGACTCATAAGAAAGAGTGCCGTCTCCTGAGTCACTACTTCCAACACTACTTCCCAGCCTTTTCCATAGAGACCTCCCATctagccaagatcagggcccagtTGCTTAGCTTGGGTGTTCTCAGCATAAAGCGGTACTGCTGCAGGCCCTTTTACATGGGACCTGTATACCAAGAAGTTTGTGTCTTACTTGTTGTACGTAGCTTTGATGTGAGCTATTGGGATATCTTCATATTTCTTTCCACCCCAAGTTAAGGAACTTTCTTGTCCTGGTACTGGGGGGAAAAGGCTGAAAAGTAAAATAAGAGGAATCAAATACTTGCAATATCACGCAATGCTAATTTTTAATACAGTCTTGGAATTTGGGAAAAATGTGGATTAAATGCTGCCAAACGAAGCTCAGAACTTCTTATATAAACTGTGTTTGCGATTGTTTCACGTCACTTGTTTCCCTTACTTTCCTGAAAGATGCTTGAGGTGATTTACCCCCCTGATGGGAGACAGATGAAGAGACTTTACACCACAGCTTGGTTTGGAGCCATACAGGATGCCTCACCTGAAGTCACTCTTGCTTTGGTTTGCTATCACCTCAGGTGCAACACTGGTATTCTCcatttgttcctgcaacctctgGAAACCTGTGTGTATGTCACGACACAATGCAACATTGTAACCACTAGGTGAAAGAAGTGGGAGAAATAGATTAGGATTTCACAGCTACACAATAGTCTTTTACATTATCTTTTGCCACCTCACATAAGACCTCCCATAGTATATTTTCGCACAGGAAACAACCAAAGCTATTTGCTAACTGCAGGACTATCTCAAGCAGTCAACATCACCCTCACGGTTCCCCAGTCACCTTGAGGAATCAAGTAGTAACCACCCCAGGAACATCACTTTTTCAAAGGGACATTGTCAGGTGTCCACATTCCagttttttataaaaacaaacagttgGGCAAAACTGAGGACTGttttcacaataaaaataaactcaGACAGCATGCTGGCAGTGCACAAGAAACAGAAATGGAAAGGGACTAGGCTAAGTTCACTGGCCAGGAGCTAGGGAGgagcaaaagcaaacaaacactgAAATGAGCACTGAAAGGTATTTTGTTATAATCCTTTTAGTGGGACAGAGGAGGGGATTTTACGTTTCTgtcaaaatacaaacaaaattagACAACATCCATTCTGAAGAGAGACTTAACTGGGAGCACGTTTGAAAATAAGACTGTTCATCAATAAAACAGTAGTCTTGCCCAATCATTTCCTGCCAAGCCTATGCTATACCCTAAGAGCCTCAACCTCAAGCCCTGGATTTCTCTATTGGTCTTAGATTCTGCACAAGTTGATCTGTTGACATGgaaacagcagcaacaacacACAGTATGATCTTATTACAGGTGGAGTTGGGAAGGAGGGTGCTTGTTAAACATATGTAGCTTTAATAATTGAGCTAGTTCTACCCAAAACAATCTCTTCCTATCCAGCAGAGACCTTCCCCGTGTGTATCAATCAGAACTGCTGACTTCAGTAGCTACCTATGTTTCATTAGTTGGAAAGTGAACCGGTTTCTGTCTATTGCACCTCATGCTTCGTCTACACAAGGGTGAACGGAGTTGCAATGACAAGGCCCAAAGCCTGTATACAGGAGCAGAACATGAAGACGGTGTGATTGCACAGGTATCCCCGGGGAACAGAACCTTTATTACCGGTGACCATACCCAGCCAGAGGGAGGCTAGCCCGAGTccgcagggcgggggggggggggggggggcagaacaaatgttttcatttgCGCTCTGCGCCATCTGGCTCCAGAATCAGGAAAGATGAGAACAGCGAAAGAGCCCCACAGCGCCCCTTTGGCGGAGtcactgcttggggcaggggcagcctgaACCCACAATGCAGCCCACCCCCAGGGCGCTGCGGCCAGCCCAGCGCTGGGACCCCAACGCCCTGCCGGCCGCCCGctccgccccccactccccaggccCTGGCCGCCCGCTCCCCCCTTCACGCCCAATGCCCGGGCCGCTCGCTCCCCCCTTCACCCCCGCAACTCCCCGGCCGCCCGCTCCGCTCCCCCCACAGGCCCTGGCCGGCCCCCGCTCCAGTTACCCCAGTCCGGCCCCTAAGAACCGCTGCCAGGCAACCACCGGCACCCGGGTCATGGCCCTTCCCCGCTGCCGTCCGACCGGCCCCAGAGCGAGGAGCCAAGGGCCCAACCCGACAGAAGAGGGGAAAGGTCAGCGTCGTGCATTGTGGCCTATGGGAGGAAAGATGGCGGCGCCCGGCTGGCCCTGTGGTGCGGTGCATTGTGGTCTCGGGGACAAAAGATGGCGGCCCCCATGCAGCGGGCACTGTGCGGTGCCGCGGTGCCATGGCGGTGGGCGCTTGGCCCTCGCTGGCTGGCCGCCGCGGCCGCGCCCCGGTGGCGGCTCGTGGGTGCGCTGTGTCTGCAGAGGCCGCCGAGCATCACGCAGGCCCTGAGCCCGGAGCAGGAGGAGATGGCGCAGCTGGTGCACCAGGTAGTGGGTTTGGGGGTGGGCGACCCtcctggggcggggagcaggaaAACCCCCCGGCGTACCTGGGGATGGGGCTGGAGTCGGAGTCGGAGCCGCCCCCGGCAGTGGAGCTGGTCCAGATCTGTGTAGGACACATGCTGTGTTTCCCCCGGAGGAGACTGCTGCCTCCCCT
Coding sequences within:
- the MRPS11 gene encoding small ribosomal subunit protein uS11m, translating into MTRVPVVAWQRFLGAGLGGYNVALCRDIHTGFQRLQEQMENTSVAPEVIANQSKSDFSLFPPVPGQESSLTWGGKKYEDIPIAHIKATYNNTHIQVISPENLPFAHTSCGTEGFRNAKKATAIAAQTAGIAAAAKACGKGVSHVRVVVKGLGPGRMSAIKGLTMGGLEVISITDNTPIPHNGCRPRKARRL